In the Oryzias melastigma strain HK-1 unplaced genomic scaffold, ASM292280v2 sc00664, whole genome shotgun sequence genome, ACACTTCTAACTGGTGTAATACTATGCTATTTTGTGTTGCTGCAGCAGAGAGAGGATTGAAGTTTAGAGATTTAGGTATTTATTTATCGCAAATATCGTACAATAGCACTGCAACAAGCTAGATAGATAGGTCGGTCGGTCAAGtgttgcttcaggcttttttgttttcatgactcTGTTCAATTAATTTCTGTTTGGGTGTCATATTAATCCAaccaatgattcatttctcttttgtgatcatgtttggcACTTTTGTGCGTTAACACGGATGCTCCCTACTTACCACTCCCAAATCTGGgtttctgattggtcacagctctgcGCTGCTGCAATTGTGCGTGCAAATGTTGAACCCGGTTGAAGATTAAGCGCGCGCTCAGTGCGTGGCGTGCCTGATTTGTGCgtagacttaaaaacttgcgtagctcaTGTGTGCTCCATACACGGAgaccaggaattctggtgtttgcattgacttttcattgaacgTGAGCGCATAAATGCACGCTGACAGAATCATAATCAGAGCTGTATCGGTGGATAGCTCTGATAGTACTTCATTGTACTATCAGTTCTACTATTgctgttttcaatgtttttgctaTATTAACGTTTGATTACTGTTGTGAGAAGCATACTACCCACCTTATTCCTGGGGCCTCTCATGTAAAAGGGATTATGGGTGCAACTTCCGGCATAGCAACCGGAAGTTACACGGCGctatttgtttccactgaaagttggcgattttgttagctttagcggtgcttacaaactttaaaagagtgttttacttaatccctcaaagttttcaaaaatgtctttgcgcAGTTCAGGTGCATGTTTTCCAGTTCGTGGTTGTACTAAGgaccaaactaaattaaatttgtggagCGTTCTGTTGGACATTGACCGCTGACGAAGAGGGAGTGCAGCTGCCCTCCTCGGTACAGATTTTACCGTCTACCGGGCGAGGATGAAGTCAGAAGGATGtggatgaacattttaaatctttcattttgtggaTAAAGTACACACGGAGGAAAATCCGTAACCAACATTATGGTTGGGTTACTccagaacaccagagaagaagagacgccgggtactgcagagacctgacagcagcggttaagttagtttcatattcgacatCCGTCACACATTCAGTAATGAACTGCAATATTTCTCAAACACCTTTGCTAAAAAGCACCAGAAATGTTTTACTGACagataataaaacaatgtttcacaTGACTCGTTTTCATTATTCACGATCCCCGTAACGAGCAGACCACCGCAAAAGCCGCTGCAATGTGGGCGGAGCCGGAGCGCTTTgcccgagctgctgctgaaagtgaTGTGGaatgttgattgttttattatctctcaggaaaaacattgttggtgttttttagcAAAGGCGATTGAGAAATATTGCCATTCATTACTGAATGTGTGACGAttgtcgaatatgaaactagcttaaccgcgctgctgacagcagagtcacaagagcagaaaatatattttgtgtgtaATCGCTGCATCTCCTGGTATCAGCTGTTCAAAAATTACCTGTTTAAACCGCAGCTGActttgtcaaaacatgaaacGGACAAAAGCTTCACCGCGCGATGTATCCCTCATccagcatgtaaacacaagcaTGTGAAGAGATAACGTTACAATTGATCAGCACTGTGTGATAACTCTGGCAGAAatagacataaataaagaattaagaTGTGAACTTTTAAGATTGTTCATAGCTTCGCCACCTGCCGCAGCTGAATtgagaaagtagctaaaaatgctactaaatgttatgttttttaaggtcatcctcCAATCCCTCAATTTTAGCACCGGAGTTGTTACGTCGCCTCTTTTAAGACATGACAGctggtttttccacatttatatgtagttatagaTCCAAAACAAGAAGAATTGCGCTGTCGGCTCCACAGTTGTAATGTAAATGTATGCGAGTTCCGGCGTCTACCGGAAGTATCACCCATAATTCACGCAAAGGTTAATGGGGGCTAGGAATAAGGTGGATAGCGGGAAAGAGTGTtgacaaaggaatgctgggatatcagcTGTTACCAGCAGtttcacccacaacccagaggcaaatttctgatgaacttctgctgcgctgcagaaaatatgtcttaaaacaCGACAGaggctttttgatttaggctaaaaacagcataaccataaaagaccaccaggaacatgtttacaataaaaaaaaaattatagttggagttggactttaaagccAAACTAAGTGTTGGGAGGGGAATCAAAGTGATCACACGACTCCTaatgtttaaatcaaaatgtaaattcatttttttcttgaatgaatttccccccaggggattgataaagtatcttgattgattgattgaagtAGGAATCCGCACAGCAAATCAAATGTTATTAGTGATTTagttttcaaacatatttttttggagaTGGAAATGTCCTTTTAGTTTTCCTTTGTGTAGTCAAagagcatgtttttaaaaaatgaacctCACACCCACGAGTCGTCACAAGCTGCAGAAAAACTGCTACTTCACTTTGTCTCCTAGTCCTATCTCTGATAACCTGCTGAGCAAGTGTGggcttcaacatttttccaaaaatgctcCTAGTTCTTCACACATAAGCAAACAGATGAAAACATCAGCAGAGGTTTGAGGTTTAAGAAAAAGCTGATGTTTTCACAGAGGAGCATACTTGGTGTGAAGCTCATGAATGTCATTTCTGGGATCAGCTTTTAATTGACGCTTATACTTTTATGTCAGCTGTCATTAGCTATTCTGTTTTAAGTGTTCCAAAGTGGTGTAtagtggaacaaaaaaaagcaaacaaccaATGTAACCCCGGAAAACAGAGTCCGGGGAAACCAGAGGGAGTCCTAACTAGGACTCTTAAGGCCCGATCCGATTGCgataatcaatatattacttTGGTAATTTATGACatataactattttaaacacaatctatattttcattttcttcccaatctttttttagaataataaaacacattatgtCAATTATGTCACGccctttccaacattaaaataacattatcaataaatactaacatgtttttgcaatatttacatacattttaaggtactgaacaaataaactaataaacaaagctctagTTATGAACCTAAATGAAGAGTAAATCTAATGgtctcacttcaaagagcaaaaaatatggaaataaaaaaatcagatcgttcaaattcactttaattaattttacattttatgtcagacagTTTGTTATTGTTCAAAGCATTCAAATGATTTATAATGTCAGACCAGTGGATAAATTAATGTCACTGGCAGAGATTGGAACTCAGGTCCtgggaaaaatataaacaaacaaatgaaaaaataaagtaaacatataGAACACAACAGTCACACAGAGTTCAGCAGCCTGACAGCTTCAGGGAAGAAGCTGTTTCGGAGCCTGGTGGTTCTGGATCTAatgctcctcagcctcctgccTGATGGGAGTGGTTGGAACAGACCATGTGCCGGGTGGGTGGGGTCTTTGATTATGTTAAGACCCCTTTTCCTGCATCCTATGATGTAGAGGTCTGTGGTGGTTGGCAGCTCTCCCCCCACAGTTCTCTGGGCGGTTTTTACCACACGCTGCAGAGCTTTCCTCTCAGCGATGGTGCAGCTGCCGTGCCACACGGTGATGCAGGTGCAGAGGACGCTCTCCACAGCAGCATGGTAGAAGCTCATCAGGGCTGAGCCTCCAAGTCCAGCCCGCTGCAGCTTTCTGAGTAGGTACAGGCGCTGGTGGGCCTTCTTGACCATCAGTGacgcagacttttttttttcaccatgaGCGCTGAGCTAGCGGCTCCTTTGAATTGCCATTCCGTTCATTCCCATAACCAGTATTGCTTCATACACATTTCTTTACTCGCTCATCATCCGTCTGGCCCAGGGCAGCTTCTCTGTCCAGCCCATAGACCGTCTAAATCAGGGTTCTCAAGCTTAATTCAGCCGGgagccgctggaggcagagtctaggtgaggctgggccgcatcaggatttccacaagaaaagctcTGATAAAACATTACAGTGTTCTcatatatctttatttttaacacaaaataatgaataaataatgaacgatgtatatagatctttgtgtgtgttgatttatatataaaaaaaagggtagttaatgtccatttctgaaatagtttatattgaagattaaatttaagatatattagggaaggattaaaaaaagttttttaaacttcttcctactccatttcggACTAGataattgaggtgtaatgtatttatttataatttatatagaattttctgttgtcgttttctttttaccatgtacattaaaaaattaattaaaaaaaacaaattaattaggaataaataaataaaaaaataataatgaccataaagcagatacagacaactgaagaaaccacatattgactgactgactagagaaaactctttatttttattcagtttcagtttcagaTCCTCCTCCAGAgagagagaagccccggtaacgtgaaaatctttgaaggatttccttttttgtagatttttgttgaACTCCTCACAGTAATTAAATCTGATCTGTGTatttccattcattggaggtgtagGGTGCTCGCGCGCGCCGGCTGCATCAGCGCGCATTCCTGGGCTACTTTCCATGAGGGTTTCATGGACACGTGTAGCAGAATATCAGACTTCTAttgcgtttacatggactggaatgcgcacAGACACAGCCGTTGTGTGAACCTTAAGATTCATAGACACGCGcgcaggtgcgagccaagctcaggatcacatgtctgacaggcgggagcagcggatCACCGTGCGGTGAAAGAGGGCGGGCTACAGGTCTGCggctcggagcttgtggagttctggtttaataggaacagtcagcacgtcaaaaaacgtattcctcgacatcatatgtgtattcattctgagagagacatccacagacggagctggtagctcctcctacacgcgGCGCGgccacagaaacacattttttgacaagctgcGAGGAGCAAAGTCCCTGCATGGGGCACGAGAATTTATCACGCTTATGGCGttcggtgcttcatggctcctcctccgcccaactgactggaggaaggaatgaataggtgtgtttgagatccccagcgcCTCACCTGGATCGTCGccgagactaagctgctgctggggggggggcggagaaaggcgcctgagatgaaggtgaacgacgagactgtacgagatcaaggagttgggggttgtccttaccaTTCGTCTGAATTTTAATATACCACTCCTCCTAGTAtaatttgtgctgttgtgtcttttatattattttttaacatattttagagtaaaGCTGTTGATAAAATAGCCGCGGGATTCATTGCATGTaaactgtcccaaataaataaataaaataaaattaacgttaagttttagaggaaacaataacaaatatagccacagattatttgaaatcttgtttattttttcatcagtgattcactaccttccagaaaaagtaaaaaaatacacagatgtccttcatttagcgtCAGTTATTTTACAccaaactacaagaactgtgtggacaccatttcccacaatgcattgttttgtagtcattaaGGCGGCATGCAGCCAgtgcagtacctattttctggctgcgctggcttaggaaggcgccttgaacccgcccctttctcacGATACTtggtgacggcgcacatttgacgtgagtgcaagaaactaaccaacatgcaccgcaatccaggcgatctgcgcagcgcctggggatctcaaacacgcaTAATGATAGAGGCACTGGACAGCTcgccgatgtcccgccctccagagccatatacctcactgtgattggttcattcagctctgcacacaacaactgtcattcatatcaatcTTGTGGGctgcactaacagtaatctttcatataaagacgcgggccgcaaatcatcatcccgggggccgcgagtttgagacccctgatctaaatagGGCGTTATTCACGTCAATGGTCCGGCCCAGACATTTTGGTAAAGCGCACTCTGGTGGACTCAACCAACTGTGAGAATTTAAAAGGGgtgtttatgttaaattgtaGCTCCAAAACTGACGGTGTCGTCTCTTAAAGGGACGGACGAACACTGTAACAAAGATTCAATCATGTTCGACTGTGAATACTTTTTTCATGATGGCCACTGACCAGCTCATGAATGAAGCGGCCCATGGGGAATCCTCCCGATTACCCACTCCGCCCTTGGTTTGGTGACTGaatataaaaaactaaaataaaaaccaaatcacCAGTCTTTCCAAGGGAAACAGCAGTGCTAATCTTAGTCAGAAAGATAACAACCAGGAAGTAGGCAGGGCTGGGCACTGTGCATCAGATGCCCATGGGGTGAGCCAAACCATTTTTATACCCTTCCCAGGTAGTTAAGGAGATTAGAAGATTGACTGCAGCTGCACAGACTGCTGCTACATACATTTAGTGAAAGAAGCTAAATAAATTTGTAATTCCTTTTTTCCAGGTGCAACCATCGTCCTCCTGGGTAAAACAAATTCTTCAATTcaacattttccttctttttctgactttttccttTGCTCTTAATGCATCTTAAATCTGGGTTTGTGCACAGAGGAAACCGATCGCAGAGCTACAGAATGGTGTCGATCTCAGTCAGAAAACCGTTGTAGGAAAAGTTGTGAAGAAATCTGACCTACATACATATGAAACCAAGGACAAGCAAAAGAGGTTCTTCTTCTACCTGGGAATCGCTGATGACAGCGCCTGCATCAAAGTGATGGTGTACAGAATggataaatattctttttttgaaGAGGGGGAATGCTACAACTTCAGAAATGTGATTGTGAAGGAAAACATGATAAAATTCACCATGAATAGCAGCACTTCAAAGTTTTGCAAGGATAAACTTGATGTTCCCAAAGAGCTGGAGCTGAAGGCTCGGATGCTGATTTACGGACAGGATTCAGCTGTCTGCAGCGAGGAGATCAAACGTTTGGATGAGAAGAAGAGAGTCAGTGTAGAAGGAACTGTGACAGAGgtacttatgttttttttttgtttttgtttttttgagttctTATTCGTTAATGACTTGGAACCACaagctaaagtttgttttccttagaaagaaagatttttgttttttattgtttgaggCTCCAAACTTACTTTCTTCCAGgagaaaactgttttctgtcCACGTTACTGAATGAAATCTCTGCTTTGTTCCAGTTACAAAGCGCTGCCCTCCAGAAAGACCAAATAGAAATCATCGGCATTAAAGAAACAGGGAAGCTGCGGACAAAGCTGGATGTTGCTATAGACGGGCAATTTAAGGTTTTGTCCGTGAAGTCTGCGGTCCTTGCAGAAGCGCTGGGGATCCAGCAAGGATCCAACTTTGAGGACAGAGTTTTGGAGAAAATCCCTTGCTTGGCAAGagctgaaataaaaggagaCACAATCCTGACGTTCACAGTCTAGGAAAATGGGGAAAGAGTTCATATGTAGGTCTAACTTCAAGGAAAATGTCTTATGCTAATTgttaatttttgcatttatatgtCTTTCAGACTGCAGATGGAATGAGCTTTTATAGTTATAGTTTGGTACAGACCatcttttctttgattaatgCTACTGTACACGatccctgtcaaataaactaaaaaaaataaagaaaatgtgtattgACTACAACAATGTTATTGCCTTGATTACTGACGGTGTGCGCTTAAATTGCTCAAATAATTTGTTCAATGTAATACCTAAAGAATTTTAGATTTAACACTAAAGCATTAAATAGATTTGCAGATGGTGACACTTTCAAGTTACAtaataaatcagccaaaaaataaaaagaacagaacGATGACTGATAGTAGgtaatttcaaacaaaaattatgcaaaaaagatATGAAGTGTGGAAGAGAGCTGTGTTTAAATGGAATGTACATGTATTCAAGACCAATGTTCAATAAAATGCAAAGATAtgtctaaaggtgcattcacactggatgtGATTAGCGTGGCAGGGCCgtcaagtatttttttgtatttaaccaaggtatttttattttgtttacaagcatataaaacaaaaaaacaacccttATGCATTACAAGGTCCCGCAAgacaaattgctttaaacaagTGTTCATAATATTGTAAAGCTGAAGTAAACAAAGTTAGTAGGgatgtgaaaataaaacaaataaaataataataatgaattcAACCCCATACCAATACTCCTCTTCCCTGTCACTGCCATAGCCATGTCATCACTTCATCATACAGGGAACTGCACCACATGCTATCACATATAGCTAAGCTGCTACaagtttactttaataaatagctccaaatgttcttaaaaaaggGACCCTACTAgtcttcaaatatattttttaagtgagCATCTGATTTTCTCCAACTTTAAGCAAGG is a window encoding:
- the LOC112140721 gene encoding uncharacterized protein LOC112140721 isoform X1, with the protein product MNSAGKKRKLEDDLEAGETMLQQNSAAGSEKNPVVADSSGKNKEPGKKRKLEDDPKTGGRMLQQKSAAGSKKNQVVSDSSGKNKEPGDLKNPELVKVQPSSSWRKPIAELQNGVDLSQKTVVGKVVKKSDLHTYETKDKQKRFFFYLGIADDSACIKVMVYRMDKYSFFEEGECYNFRNVIVKENMIKFTMNSSTSKFCKDKLDVPKELELKARMLIYGQDSAVCSEEIKRLDEKKRVSVEGTVTELQSAALQKDQIEIIGIKETGKLRTKLDVAIDGQFKVLSVKSAVLAEALGIQQGSNFEDRVLEKIPCLARAEIKGDTILTFTV
- the LOC112140721 gene encoding uncharacterized protein LOC112140721 isoform X2, with the protein product MNSAGKKRKLEDDLEAGETMLQQNSAAGSEKNPVVADSSGKNKEPGDLKNPELVKVQPSSSWRKPIAELQNGVDLSQKTVVGKVVKKSDLHTYETKDKQKRFFFYLGIADDSACIKVMVYRMDKYSFFEEGECYNFRNVIVKENMIKFTMNSSTSKFCKDKLDVPKELELKARMLIYGQDSAVCSEEIKRLDEKKRVSVEGTVTELQSAALQKDQIEIIGIKETGKLRTKLDVAIDGQFKVLSVKSAVLAEALGIQQGSNFEDRVLEKIPCLARAEIKGDTILTFTV